Below is a genomic region from Microbacterium sp. KUDC0406.
TGGACGACTTTCAGAGCGAGTGGATCACCGCGGCGGGCGAGCTCCAGCACATCGTCGATCGTGAGCGGACGCGATCGGCCCACCGACGCCGCGGCGACGATCAGCGAGGGCGCGACGTAGCTGGTCAGGCATCCGCGATGTCCCTCGGGCACAGCGGGCCCGCCGGGTCGACGGGCAGATGCGAGACGGCGTCCATGCGGGAGTTGAGGACGGAGTCGTGCATCACCACGCCGTCGTGCATGACCACTCCGTAGCCGATCCCTGCGCCCACGGTGAGCAGAGCGAATCCGTCGTACTCCCGCCCATGGCCGAACCAGTGCAAGGCGCGGAGCAGGCCGACCACGTCGCTGTCGACGTGCACCGGCACGGTGAAGTGCGGGGCCAGGAGGGTCCGCAGCGGCACGTCCTCCCATCGCAGATGCGGACCGACGATCACCCTGCCATCGGCGGACACTGTCCCGCCCAGGGTCACGCCCACCGCATCGAGGGGTCGCGCCGAGCCGCGTTGCAGTTCGGCGGCGACCGCGGCGATCGTGTCGATGACGGCGTCGACACCGGTCGACGGGAGCGGCAGCGCCGTGCGTGCCAGCTCCCGAGCGCGCAGATCGGTGGTGACGCCGAACACCGTGTCCGAGGTGACCTTGATGCCGGCGAAGCGCCCTCGGCTCGGCTCGACGTCGAGTCCGAACGCCGACCGTCCCAGTCCGGACGAGAGCGGTCGGTCGGTCTCGATGAGCACTTGGCTTGCAAGGAGGGGACGGATCAGCCGGGTGATCGTCGCGAGCGAGACGCCCAGAAGCCCGGCGAGCTCCGAGCGTGTTCGAGGCCCGTTCACCAGGAGATCCGTCGCGATCGTGCGCGAGAGATCTGCGGCGCGACGGGGGTGCTC
It encodes:
- a CDS encoding ROK family protein, producing MRGSVDEHPRRAADLSRTIATDLLVNGPRTRSELAGLLGVSLATITRLIRPLLASQVLIETDRPLSSGLGRSAFGLDVEPSRGRFAGIKVTSDTVFGVTTDLRARELARTALPLPSTGVDAVIDTIAAVAAELQRGSARPLDAVGVTLGGTVSADGRVIVGPHLRWEDVPLRTLLAPHFTVPVHVDSDVVGLLRALHWFGHGREYDGFALLTVGAGIGYGVVMHDGVVMHDSVLNSRMDAVSHLPVDPAGPLCPRDIADA